The Sorangiineae bacterium MSr11367 genome window below encodes:
- a CDS encoding LysR family transcriptional regulator: MHDMHLDASDLRGLDLNLVLALHALLVERHVTRAAKRLGLTQSATSHALARLRTKLRDPLLVRAGKGMVVSPRAEAMLGPLERALADIARIVASPAPFDPASAQMRFTIGTSDYIELVLMPKLLARIWSEAPGVDVRIISDPRPWGDSLTEGRADLVLGLPQHGIPDFDIPAIGIATPSGILAKSLFRERFVCVLRKGHPCARRRLDLDTFVSLPHALVSPSGEAGAVVDIALARLGKRRRIAIEVPHFLAAPHMVQQTDTILTLTERVARTFAPSLDLVLVKPPLELPSFSMSMLWHERRRADPAHTWLRSCVAEVSKGI, encoded by the coding sequence ATGCATGACATGCATCTCGATGCGAGCGACCTCCGCGGCCTGGATCTGAACCTGGTGCTCGCACTCCATGCTCTGCTCGTCGAGCGCCATGTCACCCGGGCGGCCAAGCGACTCGGGCTCACCCAATCGGCCACGAGCCATGCTCTGGCGCGGCTGCGCACCAAGCTGCGTGATCCACTGCTCGTGCGCGCGGGAAAGGGTATGGTCGTCTCGCCGCGCGCGGAGGCGATGCTCGGGCCGCTCGAGCGGGCCCTGGCGGATATCGCCCGCATCGTGGCCAGCCCCGCCCCCTTCGATCCGGCGAGTGCGCAAATGCGCTTCACCATCGGCACCAGCGATTACATCGAGTTGGTCCTCATGCCGAAGCTCCTCGCGCGCATATGGTCCGAGGCGCCCGGCGTCGACGTGCGCATCATCTCCGACCCGCGCCCGTGGGGCGACTCGCTTACCGAGGGCCGGGCCGATCTCGTGTTGGGTTTGCCCCAGCACGGCATTCCCGATTTCGACATACCGGCCATCGGCATAGCTACGCCCAGCGGCATTCTGGCCAAGAGCCTCTTTCGCGAGCGCTTCGTTTGCGTCCTGCGAAAAGGCCACCCGTGCGCGCGTCGCCGGCTCGATCTGGACACCTTCGTTTCACTGCCACACGCCCTCGTTTCCCCGAGCGGCGAGGCGGGCGCGGTGGTCGACATCGCGCTGGCACGGCTGGGCAAACGCCGCCGCATCGCCATCGAGGTGCCCCACTTTTTGGCCGCGCCTCACATGGTGCAGCAAACCGATACGATCCTCACCCTCACCGAGCGGGTGGCGCGCACCTTTGCCCCATCCCTCGACTTGGTCCTGGTCAAACCGCCCCTCGAGCTGCCCAGTTTTTCCATGTCGATGCTCTGGCACGAACGCCGCCGCGCCGACCCCGCCCACACCTGGCTGCGCTCCTGCGTCGCAGAGGTCTCGAAGGGAATTTGA
- a CDS encoding radical SAM protein yields MIADMRPPAIGEFRAFPLDGAMLYFHGATGTSVRVQNEATRTFTRKAPRVVMFGITNVCNLSCHFCSRDTSRASAWTVESAAEVLEGLAHAGTLEVAFGGGEPFAFRGFERLLSRLRTTTELALNVTTNGTLLSDQVLARLSGTLGQVRVSIYEDAGWRRAAGALLRAGQTWGANVLLHDGVMAELPALLVELAALGARDVSLLSYVGPDPSMMLSAQSEETLAAIVRASPLPCRVSVCFGARLGVHRLFDGMDDAGDCGAGLDFLSITPDKRVQGCSFHDVSFPIESAEDAMRAWRTRRDSLRLASSRPGCARAAERTGGGGRDGIRIWQSFSGNNSGECILVSKFESVEDAQKLLADLLPGYVPGAPYSEPWKELFQREHADIPQRFAGWAPQEMLVEGRTFMARTDYTAEDDFAELRALSWARGGEELAGGVHVHGKTSALAIVRARDATDAARVAQNAEGVGCIVALHGVNVLVALSEGPDDPAPNAPENALAWRRDTLRSLAEDRPWSMELAFEDVDASALTEASKGLATPPRERSRMTLSFWEYEQEARSIERARAAAAEIEGAVHVNKVVLVENIVRKKRVALRGYRHGAIVVSLDGETVALTGQLWREPPPRTKGRKAPDPEPLVASMVEGGLRDRLRLELGSKTFELTQCQPGPWGQRVSIRVETSSPADALTAITSYAVQEGLEVWVEISDLRPIERGIRRLLADLDALTRR; encoded by the coding sequence ATGATAGCGGACATGCGTCCTCCGGCCATTGGCGAATTCCGAGCGTTCCCACTCGATGGTGCGATGCTCTACTTTCACGGTGCGACCGGCACCAGCGTTCGCGTGCAAAACGAAGCGACCCGCACGTTCACGCGGAAGGCTCCGCGCGTCGTGATGTTCGGCATCACCAACGTTTGCAACCTCTCGTGCCACTTTTGCTCGCGAGACACATCGCGTGCGAGCGCGTGGACCGTGGAATCGGCGGCGGAGGTGCTCGAAGGGCTCGCGCACGCGGGAACGCTGGAGGTGGCGTTCGGCGGCGGCGAGCCCTTTGCGTTCCGCGGCTTCGAACGCCTCCTTTCGCGTTTGCGAACGACGACCGAGCTCGCGCTCAACGTGACCACGAATGGCACGTTGCTCAGCGACCAGGTGCTCGCCCGGCTCTCGGGTACGCTCGGACAGGTGCGCGTCTCCATCTACGAAGACGCCGGATGGCGCCGCGCCGCCGGGGCGCTCCTTCGCGCGGGTCAAACGTGGGGAGCCAATGTGTTGCTGCACGACGGCGTCATGGCGGAGCTACCGGCGCTGCTCGTCGAGCTCGCGGCGCTCGGGGCGCGGGATGTGTCGCTGCTTTCCTACGTGGGCCCGGATCCATCGATGATGCTGAGCGCTCAGAGCGAAGAGACGCTCGCCGCGATCGTTCGCGCGAGCCCCCTTCCGTGCCGTGTATCCGTCTGTTTCGGCGCGCGGCTCGGTGTTCATCGACTCTTCGACGGCATGGACGACGCCGGAGACTGCGGCGCAGGCCTCGATTTTCTCTCCATTACGCCGGACAAGCGCGTGCAGGGCTGCTCATTTCACGATGTATCGTTCCCCATCGAATCGGCCGAAGACGCGATGCGGGCATGGAGAACACGACGGGACTCGTTGCGCCTCGCGTCCTCTCGCCCAGGATGCGCACGCGCCGCGGAGAGAACCGGCGGCGGCGGACGCGACGGAATTCGCATCTGGCAGTCCTTCAGCGGGAACAACAGCGGAGAGTGCATCCTCGTCTCCAAGTTCGAATCGGTGGAGGACGCGCAGAAGCTGCTCGCCGACCTACTCCCCGGCTACGTGCCGGGGGCACCATACAGCGAGCCATGGAAAGAGCTCTTCCAACGCGAGCACGCCGATATCCCGCAGCGCTTTGCCGGCTGGGCGCCGCAAGAGATGCTCGTCGAGGGCCGCACCTTCATGGCCCGAACCGACTACACGGCCGAAGACGACTTTGCCGAGCTGCGCGCCTTGTCATGGGCGCGCGGAGGAGAAGAGCTCGCGGGTGGCGTCCACGTGCACGGCAAAACCAGTGCGCTCGCGATCGTACGGGCGCGCGATGCCACGGACGCTGCGCGCGTCGCGCAAAACGCGGAAGGCGTCGGTTGCATCGTCGCACTGCACGGCGTGAACGTCCTCGTGGCGCTTTCCGAGGGCCCGGACGACCCGGCCCCGAATGCGCCGGAAAACGCGCTCGCATGGAGGAGGGATACCCTGAGGTCTTTGGCGGAGGACCGCCCTTGGTCCATGGAGCTCGCGTTCGAGGACGTGGATGCCTCCGCCCTCACGGAGGCGAGCAAGGGTCTTGCAACGCCGCCGAGGGAGCGTTCGCGCATGACGCTTTCGTTCTGGGAGTATGAACAGGAAGCGCGATCGATTGAACGCGCCCGAGCGGCGGCCGCGGAGATCGAAGGCGCGGTCCACGTCAACAAGGTCGTCCTCGTCGAAAACATCGTGCGCAAGAAGCGCGTCGCACTCCGCGGATATCGGCATGGCGCGATCGTCGTGTCACTCGATGGAGAAACCGTGGCCCTGACAGGACAGCTTTGGCGCGAGCCGCCACCGCGAACGAAGGGACGAAAAGCGCCCGACCCGGAGCCGCTGGTTGCCTCCATGGTCGAGGGCGGATTGCGGGATCGATTGCGTTTGGAGCTCGGCTCGAAGACGTTCGAACTCACGCAATGCCAGCCCGGGCCATGGGGTCAACGCGTGTCGATCCGCGTCGAAACGAGCTCCCCGGCCGACGCGCTGACCGCGATCACCAGCTACGCCGTCCAGGAAGGGCTCGAGGTTTGGGTCGAGATTTCCGACCTTCGCCCGATCGAGCGTGGCATCCGGCGGCTCCTGGCCGATCTCGACGCGCTCACCCGCCGATAG
- a CDS encoding nucleoside 2-deoxyribosyltransferase domain-containing protein — protein MSLLLKPPAPLSFDRTLPSVFLAGSIEMGAAEDWQREFERGLGDTPAVILNPRRDDWDSSWKQSMSDPNLRAQVEWELDAQDAATCIAMYFAPTTKAPITLLELGLFAHTGKVIVCCPEGYWRKGNVDIVCARYGMPMVASLAELLAATRQRLFS, from the coding sequence ATGTCGTTGTTACTCAAACCACCCGCGCCGCTCTCGTTCGATCGCACACTGCCGAGTGTCTTTCTCGCCGGCTCCATCGAAATGGGCGCCGCCGAGGATTGGCAACGCGAATTCGAACGCGGCCTTGGCGACACGCCCGCGGTCATTCTGAATCCGCGCCGCGATGACTGGGATAGCAGCTGGAAGCAATCGATGTCCGACCCGAACCTACGCGCCCAAGTGGAATGGGAGCTCGACGCACAAGACGCCGCCACCTGCATCGCGATGTACTTCGCCCCCACGACGAAGGCGCCGATCACGCTCTTGGAGCTGGGCCTCTTCGCGCACACGGGGAAGGTCATCGTGTGCTGCCCCGAGGGTTACTGGCGCAAGGGAAACGTGGATATCGTGTGCGCCCGATATGGCATGCCCATGGTGGCATCGCTCGCGGAACTCCTCGCGGCCACCCGCCAACGTCTCTTTTCGTGA
- a CDS encoding sorbitol dehydrogenase family protein translates to MSDTSPAIGRRAILATFSAVSLAHGLAACAPSEEENALDTLPEELRLHPELARFLHLSVLLTGFEQLEPSFAQSYLHSLQSDAQRAADLQRLYQRAGYRDWHAPTSLEELESRGIFQDGAFRVLTDRVITNWYTGLYEEGSGMRVATYVRALGWRLDGINAPTTRGGPPGFWSRPPVVR, encoded by the coding sequence ATGAGTGACACGTCGCCCGCCATCGGTCGTCGTGCGATTCTGGCTACTTTTTCGGCCGTTTCGCTCGCACATGGCCTTGCCGCCTGCGCGCCTTCCGAAGAGGAAAACGCGCTCGATACGCTACCCGAAGAGCTCCGCCTGCATCCCGAGCTGGCGCGATTTCTCCATTTGTCCGTGCTCCTCACCGGATTCGAGCAGCTCGAACCGTCGTTCGCGCAGTCGTATTTGCATTCGCTGCAGTCGGATGCACAGCGTGCCGCCGATCTTCAACGCCTTTATCAACGCGCGGGATACCGCGATTGGCATGCACCGACCAGCCTCGAGGAGTTGGAATCCCGAGGCATCTTCCAAGATGGCGCATTTCGCGTGCTCACCGATCGCGTGATTACCAATTGGTATACGGGCCTCTACGAAGAGGGCTCGGGCATGCGTGTCGCCACCTACGTCCGCGCGCTGGGATGGCGTCTCGACGGCATCAATGCGCCGACGACCCGCGGCGGACCTCCCGGCTTCTGGAGCCGGCCACCCGTCGTGCGATGA
- a CDS encoding GMC family oxidoreductase, producing the protein MSSNMLDMQADVVIVGAGMAGSIAATRLANAGAKVLVLEAGPRVDRAQAIQRYRDSVIKLPETPYETVAHAPAPLLDRIGDYYVQAGPDTFWSNYLRLVGGSAWHWLGMTPRLHPTDFEMKSRFGIGVDWPLRYEDIEPYYIEAERLMGVSGHGDLESPRSAPYPLPPIALNNADKAWKRALATLGIEMSVNPQARNSIPHDGRPACDGRASCLPICPTVARFDAGVQVERAERAGARIVENAVAVFVEVGDDERIRGIHVRRPDGTTQIARGRIYILAAHGIETPKLLLLSRTSSRPGGVANGSDQVGRNLMDHPTQVTWALTREAHGAYRGPQSTAGVDHFRFRDFEGVDQRAHRGAFRIELRADGWTYAKGTADFALPELLARGIRGTQLRRELAWHAHRHSSVSSLVEQLPNPNNRVTLAEDALDSFGLPRPKVHYALSDYEKRGLAAARATHDRMYEALGTTYLEHAPDFFGGGHILGTYRMGTDPKTSVVDPHGRSHDHSNLFLLGSGQFCTGGTVNPTLTLSALTLRALPRIERALAGD; encoded by the coding sequence ATGAGTTCGAACATGCTCGATATGCAAGCAGACGTCGTCATCGTGGGAGCTGGAATGGCCGGCTCCATCGCGGCCACCCGCCTCGCCAACGCGGGGGCCAAGGTCCTGGTGCTCGAAGCCGGCCCACGGGTCGATCGCGCGCAGGCCATCCAGCGCTACCGCGACTCGGTGATCAAATTGCCCGAGACGCCTTACGAGACGGTGGCGCACGCACCGGCGCCGCTTTTGGATCGCATTGGCGATTATTACGTCCAGGCGGGGCCTGACACGTTCTGGAGCAACTACCTCCGCCTGGTCGGAGGCAGCGCGTGGCATTGGCTGGGCATGACGCCGCGTTTGCACCCTACCGACTTCGAAATGAAGTCGCGTTTCGGCATCGGCGTCGATTGGCCATTACGCTACGAGGATATCGAGCCGTATTACATCGAGGCCGAACGGCTCATGGGCGTATCGGGGCACGGCGATTTGGAATCGCCGCGAAGCGCGCCCTATCCCTTGCCGCCGATTGCGCTCAACAATGCGGACAAGGCCTGGAAGCGCGCGCTGGCGACCTTGGGAATCGAGATGAGCGTCAATCCGCAAGCGCGCAATTCGATTCCGCACGACGGGAGGCCTGCGTGCGACGGCCGGGCGAGCTGTCTTCCGATTTGCCCCACGGTCGCGCGTTTCGACGCCGGGGTGCAGGTCGAGCGCGCGGAACGGGCGGGGGCACGCATCGTGGAGAATGCGGTGGCTGTCTTCGTCGAGGTGGGGGACGACGAGCGCATCCGAGGCATCCACGTGCGCAGGCCCGATGGCACGACGCAGATTGCGCGCGGGCGCATCTACATCTTGGCCGCGCACGGCATCGAGACGCCCAAGCTTTTGCTCCTCTCGCGCACGTCTTCGCGTCCCGGCGGCGTGGCCAATGGCAGCGACCAAGTCGGCCGCAACCTCATGGACCACCCGACGCAGGTCACTTGGGCCCTCACCCGCGAGGCCCATGGAGCCTACCGCGGCCCGCAATCGACGGCCGGCGTCGATCATTTTCGCTTTCGCGACTTCGAGGGCGTCGATCAACGCGCCCACCGCGGAGCTTTTCGCATCGAGCTGCGCGCGGACGGCTGGACGTACGCCAAAGGAACCGCCGATTTCGCGCTCCCCGAGCTTCTCGCTCGCGGCATTCGCGGCACGCAACTGCGGCGCGAGCTCGCATGGCATGCGCATCGCCACTCGAGCGTCTCCTCCCTGGTCGAGCAGCTCCCCAACCCGAACAACCGCGTCACCTTGGCCGAGGACGCGCTCGACAGCTTCGGTTTGCCCCGCCCGAAGGTGCACTACGCCCTCAGCGACTACGAGAAACGCGGCCTCGCCGCCGCCCGCGCCACGCACGACCGCATGTACGAGGCCCTCGGCACCACCTACCTCGAACACGCGCCCGATTTCTTCGGAGGCGGACACATTCTCGGCACCTACCGCATGGGCACCGATCCCAAGACCAGCGTCGTCGATCCGCACGGCCGCTCCCACGACCACTCGAACCTCTTCCTCCTGGGCAGCGGGCAGTTTTGCACCGGCGGCACGGTCAACCCCACCCTGACGCTCAGCGCCCTCACCTTGCGCGCGCTACCGCGAATCGAGAGGGCGCTGGCGGGGGATTGA
- a CDS encoding cytochrome c: MWLLVFAAASVPALLVGACSGDDTSVPTQDAGTDASKDSTTDSPSTGGDPVRGKYIVDTLASCGDCHTPRNADGSPDMTRYLAGNDCFIGVNRGDAGPGGPQDPPGCLAARNLSNHETGLKNRSDQEIRDMFQNGKRPTGDALYPVMPYWVYHNMTDADAKAVVAYLRTVPGVDHRSTSQAPWNSPPQGTAPPIDLSKVHTPKQEGNADYDSQMRGKYIAAVTAACIECHTPDKAGVNPPTADRERWFAGNREFNRADLHLPPNFPETIHSANLTSDPTGLAGRSVDDIVKAIKQGVQPDGGLVCPPMPAGHLAPYSKITDEDARDIAKYLLSLPPIANARPDCQPTPP; encoded by the coding sequence ATGTGGCTGTTGGTCTTCGCGGCGGCAAGCGTGCCGGCGCTCTTGGTCGGTGCATGTAGCGGTGATGACACCTCCGTTCCCACGCAGGACGCGGGCACCGATGCGAGCAAGGACAGCACAACGGACAGCCCGTCTACTGGGGGCGACCCGGTGCGTGGCAAGTACATCGTGGACACGCTGGCATCCTGTGGCGATTGCCACACGCCGCGCAACGCCGACGGCAGCCCCGACATGACCCGCTACCTCGCGGGCAACGATTGTTTCATCGGTGTCAATCGCGGCGATGCGGGACCTGGCGGTCCGCAAGATCCTCCGGGGTGCCTCGCCGCGCGCAATCTGTCGAATCACGAGACCGGTTTGAAGAACCGGAGCGACCAAGAGATTCGCGACATGTTCCAAAATGGGAAGCGCCCCACCGGTGACGCTCTCTATCCGGTCATGCCATATTGGGTTTACCACAACATGACCGACGCCGACGCGAAGGCCGTTGTTGCGTACTTGCGCACCGTGCCGGGGGTCGATCATCGTTCGACGAGCCAAGCTCCGTGGAATTCACCCCCGCAAGGCACGGCACCGCCGATTGATCTCAGCAAGGTGCACACGCCGAAGCAAGAGGGCAACGCAGATTACGACAGCCAAATGCGCGGTAAGTACATTGCGGCGGTGACGGCGGCGTGCATCGAGTGCCACACACCGGACAAGGCGGGGGTCAACCCTCCCACGGCAGATCGAGAGAGATGGTTCGCAGGCAATCGTGAGTTCAACCGGGCCGATCTCCACCTGCCGCCCAATTTCCCGGAGACGATCCACAGCGCGAATTTGACTTCGGATCCGACAGGCCTCGCGGGCCGGTCGGTGGACGATATCGTCAAAGCCATCAAGCAAGGCGTCCAGCCAGACGGCGGTTTGGTGTGTCCCCCCATGCCTGCGGGGCACCTCGCTCCGTACTCCAAGATCACCGACGAGGACGCGAGAGATATTGCGAAGTACCTGCTGTCGCTTCCGCCCATCGCGAATGCGCGGCCCGACTGCCAACCCACGCCGCCATAA
- a CDS encoding flagellar biosynthetic protein FliR — protein MLPTVALVPAFGLRALPGPVRAVLGLMLALCILPAVGATAGTTLLVAHEPWPLLLLENVVRGIPVALAAAIPLWAATMAGNLVDTLRGAHEPWNADVVAGKASHMGILFALLSAAIFLQSGGPSRVALALATADFPAHPLLAAVRDLAGGITLAVALAGPLFAAAIVLEVAIALVARASSPAQLYVLFPPLRALGLLIVAALVLERIAFVLAQAMR, from the coding sequence ATGCTGCCGACCGTCGCGCTCGTTCCCGCGTTCGGCTTGCGCGCCCTTCCCGGACCCGTGCGCGCCGTTCTCGGGTTGATGCTTGCATTGTGCATCCTTCCTGCCGTCGGAGCGACAGCCGGGACGACGCTGCTGGTGGCCCACGAGCCGTGGCCGCTTTTGCTGCTGGAGAACGTCGTGCGGGGCATTCCGGTGGCGCTCGCCGCGGCGATTCCTCTCTGGGCCGCGACCATGGCGGGCAATTTGGTCGATACGCTGCGCGGTGCCCACGAGCCGTGGAATGCCGACGTCGTCGCCGGCAAAGCGAGCCACATGGGCATTCTGTTCGCGCTGCTGTCCGCGGCGATTTTCCTGCAGTCGGGTGGCCCGTCGCGCGTGGCGTTGGCGCTCGCCACCGCCGATTTTCCCGCGCACCCGCTGCTGGCCGCCGTGCGCGATCTCGCGGGTGGCATCACCTTGGCCGTGGCCCTGGCGGGCCCTCTGTTCGCGGCGGCCATCGTGCTGGAGGTGGCCATCGCCCTCGTGGCGCGCGCGTCGTCCCCCGCGCAGCTCTACGTGCTTTTCCCTCCGCTGCGCGCGCTCGGCCTGCTCATCGTGGCGGCGTTGGTGCTCGAGCGCATTGCCTTCGTGCTTGCCCAGGCGATGCGTTGA
- a CDS encoding MaoC family protein: MSLDLDIIGKPSEPSKRIYSWQDTVLYALGIGATKDELDYLYEGRGPKVYPSFAVVPKIDLMFDFLAKSGGNMAMVVHGSEKMEILRPFNSAGTVYTTATVRDIFDMRKFAYVVLDMETKNEDGEVVCKTTSNIIFRGEGGFGGKSMPKEEVPFAVPKDRPADFRIEEKTTDEQALLYRLSGDRNPLHADPEFAASVGFERGPILHGLCTFGYMVRHAAKGACGGDASKLTAFNAQFRRPVWPGDTLVTEGWIVAPGGVALSVSVKERGETVLTSAWASFDAG, translated from the coding sequence ATGAGCCTCGACCTGGACATCATCGGAAAGCCGTCCGAGCCCTCGAAACGCATCTACTCGTGGCAGGACACCGTTTTGTACGCGCTCGGCATCGGTGCCACCAAGGACGAGCTCGACTACCTCTACGAGGGGCGCGGTCCCAAGGTGTACCCGAGCTTCGCCGTCGTGCCGAAGATCGACCTGATGTTCGACTTCCTTGCGAAGAGCGGGGGCAACATGGCCATGGTCGTGCACGGCTCGGAAAAGATGGAGATCCTGCGGCCCTTCAACAGCGCAGGCACCGTGTACACCACGGCCACCGTCCGCGACATCTTCGACATGCGCAAGTTCGCGTACGTGGTCCTGGACATGGAGACGAAGAACGAGGACGGCGAAGTTGTCTGCAAGACGACCTCGAACATCATTTTCCGCGGCGAAGGCGGGTTTGGCGGAAAATCGATGCCCAAGGAAGAAGTGCCTTTCGCCGTGCCGAAGGATCGCCCGGCGGACTTTCGCATCGAGGAAAAGACGACGGACGAGCAGGCGCTGCTCTATCGCCTCTCGGGTGACCGCAATCCGTTGCATGCCGATCCCGAGTTCGCCGCGAGCGTCGGGTTCGAGCGCGGGCCGATTTTGCACGGACTCTGCACCTTCGGGTACATGGTCCGTCACGCGGCAAAGGGCGCGTGCGGAGGCGATGCGTCGAAGCTCACCGCATTCAACGCGCAGTTCCGGCGTCCGGTCTGGCCGGGCGATACGCTCGTCACCGAAGGGTGGATCGTGGCGCCGGGCGGCGTCGCGCTCAGCGTTTCCGTGAAGGAGCGCGGTGAGACGGTGCTGACCAGCGCCTGGGCAAGCTTCGACGCGGGTTGA
- a CDS encoding acetyl-CoA C-acetyltransferase produces MAKLSKSIVIVGAKRTAFGTMQGALKGLSANDLGVVAAKAALAQSGVAADAIDHVVIGNVLQSSADAIYCARHIGLKAGLPITTPALTVNRLCGSGFQAIVNGAEQLLLGEGHAVLVGGTENMSQAPHVVRGAREGFAFGKAPALEDTLWTCLTDSYCNLPMAMTAENLAVKYGITREACDEFALVSQQRWAAANEAGRFKDEITPLEIKQKKATVNFEVDEHPRPQTTREVLAKLAPVFKKDGVVTAGNASGICDGAAALVLTTEEFAQQKGLKPLARLIGWGVAGVDPSIMGIGPAPAIQQALARTDLKLSDLDVVEVNEAFAPQYLAVEKELGLDRAKTNVNGGAIALGHPLGASGARITTHLVYELARRQGRYAAGSACIGGGQGMAVILERI; encoded by the coding sequence ATGGCCAAGCTATCCAAATCGATTGTCATCGTCGGCGCGAAGCGCACGGCGTTCGGCACCATGCAAGGTGCCCTCAAAGGGTTGAGCGCGAACGACCTGGGCGTCGTCGCGGCCAAGGCCGCGTTGGCGCAATCGGGCGTCGCAGCCGACGCCATCGATCACGTGGTGATCGGCAACGTGCTGCAGTCGAGCGCCGACGCGATTTACTGCGCCCGGCACATCGGGCTCAAGGCGGGGCTGCCCATCACCACGCCGGCGCTCACGGTGAATCGTCTCTGCGGGTCGGGCTTTCAAGCCATCGTGAACGGCGCCGAGCAGCTCCTTTTGGGCGAGGGCCACGCGGTGCTCGTCGGCGGCACCGAGAACATGTCGCAAGCACCCCACGTGGTGCGGGGCGCGCGCGAAGGATTCGCCTTCGGCAAGGCGCCCGCGCTGGAAGATACGCTGTGGACCTGTCTGACCGACAGCTATTGCAACCTGCCAATGGCCATGACCGCGGAGAATCTCGCGGTGAAATATGGCATCACCCGCGAAGCCTGCGACGAATTCGCGCTGGTAAGCCAGCAGCGCTGGGCGGCCGCCAACGAGGCCGGGCGCTTCAAGGACGAGATCACGCCGCTCGAGATCAAGCAGAAGAAAGCCACGGTGAATTTCGAGGTCGACGAGCACCCGCGCCCGCAAACGACGCGTGAGGTGCTGGCCAAGCTCGCGCCCGTCTTCAAGAAGGACGGCGTGGTGACGGCGGGCAATGCCTCGGGCATCTGCGACGGCGCCGCAGCCCTCGTGCTCACCACCGAGGAATTTGCGCAGCAAAAAGGCCTCAAGCCGCTCGCGCGTTTGATCGGGTGGGGCGTGGCCGGTGTGGATCCGTCCATCATGGGCATTGGCCCGGCCCCGGCCATCCAGCAAGCGCTCGCACGCACGGATCTGAAGCTCTCCGATCTGGACGTGGTCGAGGTCAACGAGGCATTTGCGCCGCAGTATTTGGCCGTAGAGAAGGAGCTAGGCCTCGACCGGGCCAAGACCAACGTGAACGGCGGCGCCATCGCCTTGGGCCATCCCTTGGGGGCCAGCGGGGCACGCATCACCACGCACCTGGTCTACGAGCTCGCCCGCCGCCAAGGCCGTTACGCCGCAGGAAGCGCCTGCATCGGCGGCGGCCAGGGCATGGCCGTCATTTTGGAACGAATCTAA